The DNA window TGTTTTGGCTTCGCTCGATGCGCCAGCCTCCGTCCATGCGCGGCGAGTCGAGAAGTGTTTCGGGCATCTCGAGACGCCGGACATCATCACGGCACGCGCGCTGGCGCCGCTGCCCGTTTTGCTGGAACTCGCAGCTTCTTGGATGAGCGAAGGAGCAAGAGCGTTGTTTCATAAAGGCCGGGATTATCGACGTGAGGTGGAAGAAAGCCGTGACGCCTGGGGATTCGATCTGATAGAACATCGCAACAAGGTTGGAGGGGACGGCGTGATTCTGGATATAAGCAATCTTCGCCGCCTCTAGCGATCGCTGGTTCTCGGATTCGTTGTTGGCAGGGGGCCTATGAGCAAGCCTTCACGCATTATCACCGTCGCAAATCAGAAAGGCGGGGTCGGGAAAACCACCACTGCCATCAACCTTGCCACGGCGCTGGCCGCGATCGGTGAACGTGTTCTGATTGTGGATCTCGATCCGCAGGGAAATGCAAGCACCGGATTGGGTATAGATAGACCGGCGCGGCATGTTTCATCCTATGACGTTCTCACCGGCGCATCGGATATCGATGGGGCGGCAATGGAAACCGCCGTTCCCGGATTGGCGATTGTTCCTTCTACGCTCGACCTGCTCGGTATCGAGATGGAAATCTCCACTTCCGCCGATCGAGTTCTCAAGCTGCGCAATGCCTTGCGGCAAGCGCCTTCGAAAAAGGGATTCTCCTACGTCCTGATCGATTGTCCGCCGTCTCTCAACCTGTTGACACTTAACGCCATGGCTGCCGCGGACTCGGTGCTCGTCCCTCTCCAGTGTGAGTTCTTCGCGCTCGAAGGGCTGAGCCAGCTTCTTGAGACGGTGGAACAAA is part of the Chelativorans sp. AA-79 genome and encodes:
- a CDS encoding ParA family protein translates to MSKPSRIITVANQKGGVGKTTTAINLATALAAIGERVLIVDLDPQGNASTGLGIDRPARHVSSYDVLTGASDIDGAAMETAVPGLAIVPSTLDLLGIEMEISTSADRVLKLRNALRQAPSKKGFSYVLIDCPPSLNLLTLNAMAAADSVLVPLQCEFFALEGLSQLLETVEQIRGSINPSLTIQGIVLTMFDRRNNLANQVVEDVRAHMGETVYETVIPRNVRVSEAPSYGKPAILYDLKCSGSQAYLQLASEVIRRERRLRAA